From Woronichinia naegeliana WA131, the proteins below share one genomic window:
- the leuC gene encoding 3-isopropylmalate dehydratase large subunit has product MSERTLFDKVWDLHTVKILPSGQTQLFIGLHLIHEVTSPQAFAMLRERSLQVLYPDRTVATVDHIVPTDSQVRPFKDDLAEEMMQSLERNAEENGIRFYNIGSGNQGIVHVIAPEQGLTQPGMTIACGDSHTSTHGAFGAIAFGIGTSQVRDVLASQTLALAKLKVRKIEVNGDLAPGVYAKDVILHIIRKLGVNGGVGYAYEYAGSTFAAMSMEERMTVCNMSIEGGARCGYINPDQVTFDYLQGRDFAPTDVNWEQAVQWWQAIASDEDAVYDDIVTFKAEEIEPTVTWGITPGQGLGVSETIPSLENLPDSDRVLATEAYQYMQLNPGTPIQGTKIDVCFVGSCTNGRLSDLQEAAKFAKGRQVANGVKAFVVPGSERVKAEAEAQGLDQIFVAAGFEWRDAGCSMCLAMNPDKLQGDQISASSSNRNFKGRQGSSTGRTLLMSPAMVVAAAVTGQVTDVRELL; this is encoded by the coding sequence ATGAGCGAGAGAACCCTATTCGATAAAGTCTGGGACTTACATACCGTCAAGATTTTGCCATCAGGCCAGACCCAACTCTTTATTGGACTGCATTTGATTCACGAAGTTACCAGCCCCCAAGCCTTTGCCATGTTACGGGAACGGAGTCTTCAGGTGTTGTATCCCGATCGCACGGTGGCAACGGTGGATCATATTGTGCCGACGGATAGTCAGGTGCGTCCGTTTAAGGATGATCTAGCGGAAGAAATGATGCAATCCCTAGAACGCAATGCTGAGGAAAATGGGATTCGTTTTTATAATATTGGGTCGGGCAATCAAGGCATTGTCCATGTTATTGCGCCGGAACAGGGTTTAACCCAACCAGGAATGACGATCGCCTGTGGAGATTCCCACACTTCTACTCACGGAGCCTTTGGCGCGATCGCTTTTGGCATTGGCACTTCGCAAGTACGAGATGTATTGGCCTCCCAAACCCTGGCCTTAGCCAAACTGAAGGTGCGTAAAATCGAAGTCAATGGTGATTTGGCTCCTGGGGTTTATGCCAAAGATGTGATTTTGCACATTATTCGTAAACTAGGGGTCAATGGTGGAGTCGGTTATGCCTACGAGTATGCCGGATCGACCTTTGCCGCTATGTCAATGGAAGAGCGCATGACAGTGTGTAATATGTCCATTGAAGGGGGAGCCAGATGCGGTTACATTAACCCCGATCAAGTCACCTTTGATTATTTACAGGGTCGAGATTTTGCCCCGACTGATGTGAATTGGGAGCAAGCGGTTCAATGGTGGCAGGCGATCGCCAGTGATGAGGATGCGGTCTATGACGATATTGTCACCTTTAAAGCTGAGGAGATTGAGCCGACTGTGACCTGGGGCATTACTCCTGGTCAGGGCTTAGGGGTGAGCGAAACCATTCCTAGTCTCGAAAATCTGCCCGACAGCGATCGCGTTTTAGCGACTGAAGCCTATCAATATATGCAGCTTAATCCGGGAACACCTATTCAAGGCACAAAAATTGATGTCTGTTTTGTGGGCAGTTGCACCAATGGACGTTTGAGCGATCTCCAAGAAGCGGCCAAATTTGCCAAGGGACGACAGGTGGCTAACGGGGTCAAAGCCTTTGTCGTACCAGGTTCCGAACGGGTTAAAGCCGAAGCCGAAGCCCAGGGATTAGATCAGATTTTTGTGGCTGCTGGTTTTGAATGGCGCGATGCCGGTTGCTCCATGTGTTTAGCCATGAATCCCGATAAACTGCAAGGCGATCAGATTAGTGCCTCGTCCTCTAACCGCAACTTTAAAGGTCGTCAAGGTTCGTCAACGGGTCGTACTTTGCTGATGAGTCCGGCGATGGTAGTGGCTGCTGCGGTTACGGGGCAAGTCACCGATGTGCGGGAACTGCTTTAG
- a CDS encoding DUF5615 family PIN-like protein, translated as MDENLPSKIQFVPSLPIIHVSALGKSFSDTEIWQYAKEKNLVIITKDVDFSDRLMLDSNPPKESFISALEICENVNFTSF; from the coding sequence TTGGATGAAAATCTGCCTTCTAAAATACAATTTGTGCCATCATTACCGATTATTCATGTTTCAGCTTTAGGCAAAAGTTTCAGCGATACAGAAATTTGGCAATATGCTAAGGAAAAAAATCTAGTAATTATCACTAAAGATGTAGATTTTTCAGATAGGCTAATGCTAGATTCCAACCCGCCTAAAGAGTCGTTCATCTCCGCTTTGGAAATATGCGAAAACGTGAATTTCACCAGTTTTTAG
- a CDS encoding DUF4258 domain-containing protein — MEYYFSEHAKQEIERRFIPLEHIESTLNTPQQITEEREQRQCYQSLVTINNKPFLLRIIVNHESPKKVITLYLTTKIKKYWR; from the coding sequence GTGGAGTATTATTTTTCTGAACATGCTAAACAAGAAATAGAACGCCGTTTTATTCCCTTAGAACATATTGAATCAACTCTAAATACTCCCCAGCAAATTACCGAGGAACGCGAACAAAGACAGTGTTATCAATCTCTCGTTACAATCAATAATAAGCCGTTTTTACTTCGCATTATTGTCAATCACGAAAGCCCAAAAAAAGTTATCACACTTTATCTAACAACAAAAATCAAAAAATATTGGAGATAA
- a CDS encoding aspartate aminotransferase, translated as MSLNWISRADRLKALPPYVFARLDELKAIAREQGLDLIDLGMGNPDGAAPQPVIDAAIAALGDSQTHGYPPFEGMASFRESITQWYYRRYQVELDPNSEALPLIGSKEGLGHLALTYINPGDVVLVPSPSYPVHFRGPVIAGGKIYPLLLSAEKDWLIDLAAIPEKVAQQAKILFFNYPNNPTSAVAPKAFFEEIVTWAHHYQILLVHDLCYAELAFDGYQPTSLLEIPKAKEISVEFHTLSKTYTMAGWRVGFVVGNADIIQGLRTLKTNFDYGIFRVVQKAAETALQLPESYILEAQNRYQKRRDFMVKGLGELGWNLTPSKATMYLWIPCPPGLSSADFALNVLESTGVVFTPGSAFGEGGEGYVRISLIADCDRLGEALQRLQEAGIHY; from the coding sequence ATGAGTTTGAATTGGATTAGCCGTGCAGATCGGTTAAAAGCCCTTCCCCCCTACGTTTTTGCTCGTCTTGATGAATTAAAGGCCATCGCCAGAGAACAAGGCCTAGATTTAATTGATTTAGGGATGGGAAATCCTGATGGGGCAGCCCCTCAACCGGTTATTGATGCGGCGATCGCGGCTCTGGGAGACTCTCAAACCCACGGCTATCCACCCTTTGAAGGCATGGCCAGCTTTCGGGAAAGCATTACCCAGTGGTATTACCGACGTTACCAAGTCGAACTTGATCCCAACAGTGAAGCTTTACCCCTGATCGGCTCCAAGGAAGGTTTAGGCCATTTAGCCCTGACCTATATCAATCCAGGGGATGTGGTCTTAGTTCCGAGTCCTTCCTATCCTGTTCATTTTCGTGGGCCAGTTATTGCCGGTGGAAAAATTTATCCCCTCCTGCTCTCGGCGGAAAAAGATTGGTTAATTGATCTCGCCGCCATTCCTGAAAAGGTAGCCCAACAGGCCAAAATACTCTTTTTTAACTATCCCAATAATCCCACCAGTGCCGTTGCCCCCAAAGCTTTTTTTGAGGAGATTGTCACCTGGGCCCATCATTATCAAATTCTCCTAGTTCATGACCTTTGCTATGCAGAATTAGCCTTCGATGGCTATCAACCCACTAGCCTATTAGAAATTCCCAAAGCCAAGGAAATTAGTGTGGAATTTCATACCTTGTCCAAAACCTATACAATGGCAGGTTGGCGAGTGGGCTTTGTGGTCGGTAATGCTGATATTATTCAAGGCTTACGAACCCTAAAAACCAATTTTGACTATGGTATTTTTCGTGTTGTCCAAAAAGCAGCCGAAACTGCCCTCCAGTTACCAGAAAGTTATATTTTAGAAGCCCAAAATCGCTATCAAAAACGGCGAGATTTTATGGTGAAAGGGTTAGGAGAACTGGGCTGGAATCTGACCCCTTCTAAAGCAACGATGTACCTTTGGATTCCCTGTCCCCCAGGCTTAAGTTCAGCAGATTTTGCCCTCAATGTCTTAGAAAGTACGGGGGTTGTGTTTACGCCAGGGAGTGCCTTTGGGGAAGGGGGCGAAGGGTATGTGCGGATTAGTTTGATTGCAGATTGCGATCGCTTAGGGGAAGCCTTACAACGTTTACAGGAAGCGGGCATTCACTATTAA
- a CDS encoding DUF2283 domain-containing protein, with translation MKIHYDQDVDILRILLTDAAIEESDEVETGVIFDYDNQGDVVGIEILDASKRNTQSRPLEYSISSV, from the coding sequence ATGAAAATTCATTATGACCAAGACGTTGATATTCTTAGAATCTTACTCACAGATGCCGCTATTGAAGAAAGTGACGAAGTAGAAACAGGTGTGATTTTTGACTACGATAATCAAGGTGATGTTGTTGGTATTGAAATTTTAGATGCCTCTAAACGCAATACTCAATCTCGTCCACTAGAATACTCCATTTCCAGTGTTTAG
- a CDS encoding type II toxin-antitoxin system PemK/MazF family toxin, whose protein sequence is MDNLWQMKGKIVLIQFPFDDLSSSKVRPAYCLTNKIGVYQHIIFALITSRIPESPLHTDIILRPENPDFMMSGLRKSSTIRLDHLVTLRASLIQRELGLLSLETRTLIVNILYDILRS, encoded by the coding sequence ATGGACAACCTGTGGCAAATGAAGGGTAAAATCGTTTTAATTCAATTTCCCTTTGATGATTTATCTTCCAGTAAAGTTCGTCCTGCTTATTGTCTAACAAATAAAATTGGAGTCTATCAACATATTATCTTTGCTCTAATCACCAGCCGTATTCCCGAAAGCCCCCTCCATACAGATATTATCCTAAGACCAGAAAATCCAGATTTTATGATGAGTGGTCTTCGCAAATCATCAACCATCAGGCTTGATCACTTGGTAACACTTCGAGCCTCACTTATTCAGCGTGAGCTAGGATTATTATCCTTAGAAACTCGAACCTTAATTGTCAATATTTTATATGATATTCTACGCTCCTAA
- a CDS encoding DUF433 domain-containing protein — MKNSITIDPDICNGKPIIAGTRISVQTVMEFLGAGDSIEEILEEYPSLSREDIYACLQFATKLMANHYEIRKVA; from the coding sequence ATGAAAAATTCTATCACAATTGATCCAGATATTTGCAATGGAAAACCCATTATCGCTGGCACAAGAATTTCCGTACAAACCGTTATGGAGTTTTTGGGAGCAGGAGATTCCATTGAAGAAATCCTAGAAGAATATCCTTCCCTCTCCAGAGAAGATATTTATGCCTGTCTCCAATTTGCTACAAAATTAATGGCCAATCATTATGAAATCCGAAAAGTCGCATGA